In Pseudomonas putida, a genomic segment contains:
- a CDS encoding urate hydroxylase PuuD, translating to MEAHLHEWLNLSIRWVHMITGVAWIGASFYFVWLENNLNRSNPRDGLSGDLWAIHGGGIYHLEKYKLAPPKMPENLHWFKWEAYFTWMSGIALLCVVFYWNPTLYLLAPGSTLSGAEGVAIGIGSLVAGWFIYDLLCDSPLGKRPALLGGVLFVLIIAACWGFSQVFSGRGAYLHTGAIIGTIMVGNVFRIIMPAQRQLVAAIENNTTPDPRLPAKGLLRSRHNNYFTLPVLFIMISNHFPSTYGSQYNWLILAGIAVAAVLIRHYFNTRHDSNKYAWTLPVGALAMICLAYVTGPKPMPTSPEQAAAKIEYQPLPATAVGGKTAAQLREEEAAKPAEAPAPAQAEATAQVGGDAFDKIHNVIQERCTVCHSSKPTSPLFSAAPAGVMFDTPQQIQAQAARIQAQAVASQIMPLGNITQMTTEERKLVGDWIAKGAPVN from the coding sequence GTGGAAGCACACCTTCACGAATGGCTGAACCTGAGCATTCGCTGGGTTCACATGATCACCGGTGTCGCCTGGATCGGTGCATCGTTCTACTTCGTCTGGCTGGAAAACAACCTCAACCGCAGCAACCCGCGCGATGGGTTGTCGGGTGACCTCTGGGCCATCCACGGCGGTGGTATCTACCACCTTGAGAAGTACAAGCTGGCACCGCCGAAAATGCCCGAGAACCTGCACTGGTTCAAATGGGAAGCCTATTTCACCTGGATGTCCGGGATCGCCCTGCTGTGCGTGGTGTTCTACTGGAACCCGACCCTGTACCTGCTTGCCCCCGGCAGCACCCTGAGCGGTGCCGAGGGCGTGGCCATCGGTATCGGTTCGCTGGTGGCTGGCTGGTTCATCTACGACCTGCTCTGCGACTCGCCACTGGGCAAACGCCCGGCGCTGCTCGGCGGCGTGCTGTTCGTCCTGATCATCGCCGCGTGCTGGGGCTTCAGCCAGGTGTTCAGCGGCCGTGGCGCGTACCTGCACACCGGCGCGATCATCGGCACCATCATGGTCGGTAACGTGTTCCGCATCATCATGCCGGCCCAGCGCCAACTGGTGGCTGCGATCGAGAACAACACCACCCCTGACCCACGCCTGCCGGCCAAAGGCCTGCTGCGTTCGCGCCACAACAACTACTTCACCCTGCCGGTGCTGTTCATCATGATCAGCAACCACTTCCCGAGCACCTATGGCAGCCAGTACAACTGGCTGATCCTGGCCGGCATCGCGGTAGCGGCAGTCCTCATCCGTCACTACTTCAACACCCGCCACGACAGCAACAAGTACGCCTGGACCTTGCCGGTCGGCGCCCTGGCGATGATCTGCCTGGCCTACGTCACCGGCCCCAAGCCAATGCCAACCAGCCCAGAGCAAGCCGCGGCGAAGATCGAGTACCAGCCGTTGCCCGCCACCGCCGTCGGCGGCAAGACCGCGGCGCAGCTGCGCGAAGAGGAGGCTGCCAAGCCCGCCGAGGCGCCTGCACCGGCCCAGGCCGAAGCCACGGCCCAGGTTGGCGGCGACGCCTTCGACAAGATCCACAATGTCATCCAGGAACGCTGCACCGTGTGCCACTCGTCCAAGCCGACCAGCCCACTGTTCAGCGCCGCCCCTGCCGGCGTGATGTTCGACACCCCGCAGCAGATCCAGGCCCAGGCCGCGCGCATCCAGGCGCAAGCGGTCGCCAGCCAGATCATGCCGCTGGGCAACATCACCCAGATGACCACCGAGGAGCGCAAGCTGGTCGGTGACTGGATCGCCAAGGGCGCCCCGGTGAACTGA
- a CDS encoding outer membrane protein OmpK, whose amino-acid sequence MRIINSLILAGGLLACGTSFAGDLLQWQNNSLTYLWGKNFKVNPETQQTFTFEHADAWKYGDNFIFVDKIFYQGKKDASNGPNTYYGEISPRLSFGKIFDQKLEFGPVKDVLLAMTYEFGEGDTEAYLIGPGFDLDIPGFDYFQLNFYQRTTDGSRAGDNVWQITPVWSYTIPVGSSDVLIDGFMDWVVDNDENRHGTYQANLHFNPQIKYDLGKAMHLGEKQLYVGIEYDYWKNKYGIKDSDAFTTDQNTASLLVKVHF is encoded by the coding sequence ATGCGTATCATCAACAGCCTGATTCTCGCGGGCGGCCTGCTGGCCTGTGGCACCTCTTTCGCCGGCGACCTGCTGCAGTGGCAGAACAACAGCCTCACCTACCTGTGGGGCAAGAACTTCAAGGTCAACCCCGAGACCCAGCAGACCTTCACCTTCGAGCACGCCGACGCGTGGAAGTACGGCGACAACTTCATCTTCGTCGACAAGATCTTCTACCAGGGCAAGAAGGACGCCAGCAACGGCCCGAACACCTACTATGGCGAGATCAGCCCGCGCCTGTCGTTCGGCAAGATCTTCGACCAGAAGCTGGAGTTCGGCCCGGTCAAGGACGTGCTGCTGGCGATGACCTACGAGTTCGGCGAAGGTGACACCGAGGCCTACCTGATCGGCCCGGGCTTCGACCTGGACATTCCTGGCTTCGACTACTTCCAGCTGAACTTCTACCAGCGCACCACCGATGGCAGCCGCGCCGGTGACAACGTCTGGCAGATTACCCCGGTCTGGTCCTACACCATTCCGGTCGGCTCTTCCGACGTGCTGATCGATGGCTTCATGGACTGGGTGGTGGACAACGACGAAAATCGCCACGGCACCTACCAGGCCAACCTGCACTTCAACCCGCAGATCAAGTACGACCTGGGCAAGGCCATGCACCTGGGCGAGAAGCAGCTGTACGTAGGTATCGAGTACGACTACTGGAAGAACAAGTACGGGATCAAGGATTCCGACGCGTTCACCACCGACCAGAACACCGCAAGCCTGCTGGTCAAGGTTCACTTCTGA
- a CDS encoding outer membrane protein OmpK, producing the protein MKRITSSLLLGSSLLATLPAHAGEWLQWHGESLTYLYGKDFKVNPRIQQTITFEHANKWKYGDTFMFVDKIFYNGQADASKGVTTYYGEFSPRLSFGKIFDRKLAFGPVKDVLLAMTYERGEGDNEAYLIGPGFDLAIPGFNYFTLNFYVRNTEGSRPGDNVWQITPAWSYTIPMGRSDILIDGYMDWVVDNDQTRRGTYHANLQFNPQVKYDLGKALNLGAKQLYVGIEYSYWKDKYGIDSRGNVDSNQSVTSALVKVHF; encoded by the coding sequence ATGAAGCGCATCACCTCGTCCCTGCTGTTGGGCAGCAGCCTGCTGGCCACCCTCCCCGCCCACGCTGGCGAATGGCTGCAGTGGCACGGCGAAAGCCTCACCTACCTGTACGGCAAGGATTTCAAGGTCAACCCGCGTATCCAGCAGACGATCACCTTCGAGCACGCCAACAAATGGAAGTACGGCGACACGTTCATGTTCGTCGACAAGATCTTCTACAACGGCCAGGCCGACGCCAGCAAAGGCGTCACCACCTACTACGGCGAATTCAGCCCGCGCCTGTCGTTCGGCAAGATCTTCGACCGCAAGCTGGCTTTCGGGCCGGTCAAGGATGTGCTGCTGGCCATGACCTACGAACGCGGCGAAGGCGACAACGAGGCCTACCTGATCGGCCCCGGCTTCGACCTGGCCATCCCCGGCTTCAACTATTTCACCCTCAACTTCTACGTGCGCAACACCGAAGGCAGCCGCCCGGGCGACAACGTCTGGCAGATCACCCCGGCGTGGTCCTACACCATCCCGATGGGCAGATCCGACATTTTGATCGACGGTTACATGGACTGGGTCGTGGACAACGACCAGACCCGCCGCGGCACCTACCACGCCAACCTGCAGTTCAACCCGCAGGTCAAGTACGACCTGGGCAAGGCCCTGAACCTGGGCGCCAAGCAACTGTACGTGGGCATCGAGTACAGCTACTGGAAGGACAAGTACGGCATCGACAGCCGCGGCAACGTCGACAGCAACCAGAGCGTGACCAGTGCCCTGGTGAAGGTGCATTTCTAG
- the uraH gene encoding hydroxyisourate hydrolase, which yields MGRLTTHVLDAAHGCPGSAIKVELYRVEGQQLELVNTALTNSDGRVDAPLLQGDDYRTGVYQLQFSAGDYYRGRGVQLPEAAFLDVVVLRFGIDEKQEHYHVPLLISPYSYSTYRGS from the coding sequence ATGGGACGTTTGACCACACACGTATTGGATGCCGCTCACGGCTGCCCGGGTAGCGCGATCAAGGTCGAGCTGTATCGTGTCGAAGGCCAGCAGCTTGAGCTGGTCAACACTGCCCTGACCAACAGCGATGGCCGCGTCGATGCGCCGCTGCTGCAGGGTGACGACTATCGCACCGGCGTCTATCAACTGCAGTTCAGCGCTGGCGATTACTACCGTGGCCGTGGCGTGCAGTTGCCGGAAGCCGCATTTCTGGATGTGGTGGTGCTGCGTTTCGGCATCGACGAGAAGCAGGAGCATTACCACGTGCCGCTGCTGATCTCGCCGTACAGCTATTCG
- a CDS encoding nucleobase:cation symporter-2 family protein, giving the protein MSQLRQAYIPVAPPRQPLPLFQLILVGLQHVLLMYGGAIAVPLIIGQAAGLSREEVAFLINADLLVAGVATIIQSFGFGPVGIRMPVMMGASFAAVGSMVAMAGMPGVGLQGIFGATIAAGFFGMLIAPFMSKVVRFFPPLVTGTVITSIGLSLFPVAVNWAGGGAEAETFGSPIYLLVASLVLAVILLINRFMRGFWVNVSVLVGMGLGYVLAGSIGMVDLSGLGQAPWLQVVTPLHFGMPTFSLAPILSMCLVVVIIFVESTGMFLALGKVTDREVTPGMLRRGLLCDAGASFVAGFFNTFTHSSFAQNIGLVQMTGVRCRYVTVMAGGLLILLSLLPKAAYLIASIPPAVLGGASIAMFGMVTATGIKILQEADISDRRNQLLVAVSVGFGLIPVVRPEFFAQMPQWMEPITHSGIAMATISALVLNVLFNILGGADRARHNEACQQH; this is encoded by the coding sequence ATGTCCCAGTTACGCCAAGCGTACATTCCCGTCGCGCCCCCGCGACAGCCCCTGCCCCTGTTCCAACTGATCCTGGTTGGCCTGCAACATGTGCTGCTGATGTACGGCGGCGCCATCGCCGTCCCCCTGATCATCGGTCAGGCCGCCGGCCTTTCCCGTGAAGAAGTCGCTTTCCTGATCAACGCCGACCTGCTGGTCGCCGGCGTCGCCACCATCATCCAGTCGTTCGGTTTCGGCCCGGTCGGTATCCGCATGCCCGTGATGATGGGCGCAAGCTTCGCCGCCGTCGGTAGCATGGTCGCCATGGCCGGCATGCCCGGCGTGGGCCTGCAGGGGATCTTCGGCGCGACCATCGCCGCCGGCTTCTTCGGCATGCTGATCGCGCCGTTCATGTCCAAGGTCGTGCGCTTCTTCCCGCCCCTGGTCACCGGTACGGTGATCACCTCGATCGGCCTTTCGCTGTTCCCGGTCGCGGTCAACTGGGCCGGTGGCGGTGCCGAGGCCGAAACCTTCGGTTCGCCCATCTACCTGCTGGTGGCCAGCCTGGTGCTGGCCGTGATCCTGTTGATCAACCGCTTCATGCGTGGCTTCTGGGTCAATGTCTCGGTACTGGTGGGCATGGGCCTGGGCTACGTGCTGGCCGGCTCCATCGGCATGGTCGACCTCTCCGGCCTGGGCCAGGCGCCTTGGCTGCAGGTGGTCACGCCGCTGCACTTCGGCATGCCGACCTTCAGCCTGGCGCCGATCCTGTCGATGTGCCTGGTGGTGGTGATCATCTTCGTCGAGTCCACCGGCATGTTCCTCGCCCTGGGCAAGGTCACCGACCGTGAGGTAACGCCGGGCATGCTGCGGCGCGGGCTGCTGTGCGACGCTGGCGCATCGTTCGTGGCCGGCTTCTTCAACACCTTCACCCACTCCTCGTTCGCCCAGAACATCGGCCTGGTGCAAATGACCGGGGTACGCTGCCGCTACGTCACGGTCATGGCCGGCGGGCTGCTGATCCTGCTCAGCCTGCTGCCCAAGGCGGCCTACCTGATCGCCTCGATTCCGCCGGCGGTGCTGGGCGGCGCGTCCATCGCCATGTTCGGCATGGTCACCGCCACCGGCATCAAGATTCTCCAGGAAGCGGACATCAGTGACCGACGCAACCAGCTGCTGGTGGCAGTGAGCGTCGGCTTCGGCCTGATCCCGGTGGTGCGACCGGAGTTCTTCGCCCAAATGCCCCAGTGGATGGAACCCATCACCCACAGCGGCATCGCCATGGCGACCATCAGCGCCCTGGTGCTCAACGTGCTGTTCAACATCCTCGGTGGCGCCGACCGCGCCCGGCACAACGAGGCCTGTCAGCAACATTGA
- a CDS encoding DUF808 domain-containing protein, translated as MAGSSLLVLIDDIATVLDDVSLMTKVAAKKTAGVLGDDLALNAQQVTGVRAEREIPVVWAVAKGSFVNKAILVPAALLISAFIPWAVTPLLMLGGAYLCFEGFEKLAHKFMHSEEEDQAQHAARKEAVADTNVDLVAFEKAKIKGAVRTDFILSAEIIAITLGTVADAPLTQQIIVLAGIAIVMTIGVYGLVGGIVKLDDLGLWMTQKSSKALQAVGNGILRAAPYMMKSLSVIGTAAMFLVGGGILVHGIAPLHHAIEAFSEGRGGALTGALLNGVAGVVAGAVVLAVVTAAGKLWRVVRPAA; from the coding sequence ATGGCAGGAAGCAGTCTACTGGTACTGATCGACGACATCGCCACGGTGCTCGACGACGTGTCGCTGATGACCAAGGTCGCGGCGAAAAAAACCGCGGGCGTGCTCGGCGATGACCTTGCGCTCAATGCCCAACAGGTCACGGGCGTGCGCGCCGAGCGGGAAATTCCGGTGGTGTGGGCGGTGGCCAAGGGCTCGTTCGTCAACAAGGCGATCCTGGTGCCGGCCGCGCTGCTGATCAGCGCCTTCATCCCCTGGGCGGTCACGCCATTGCTGATGCTCGGCGGTGCCTACCTGTGTTTCGAGGGCTTCGAGAAGCTGGCGCACAAGTTCATGCACAGCGAGGAAGAAGACCAGGCGCAGCATGCGGCGCGCAAGGAAGCGGTGGCCGACACCAACGTCGACCTGGTGGCCTTCGAAAAGGCCAAGATCAAGGGCGCGGTGCGCACCGACTTCATCCTCTCGGCCGAAATCATCGCGATCACCCTGGGCACCGTGGCCGATGCGCCGCTGACCCAGCAGATCATCGTCCTGGCCGGTATCGCCATCGTCATGACCATCGGCGTGTACGGCCTGGTAGGGGGCATCGTCAAACTCGATGACCTGGGCCTGTGGATGACCCAGAAGTCCTCGAAGGCGCTCCAGGCGGTCGGCAACGGCATTCTGCGCGCCGCCCCGTACATGATGAAAAGCCTGTCGGTGATCGGTACCGCGGCGATGTTCCTGGTCGGTGGCGGGATTCTGGTGCACGGGATCGCACCGTTGCATCATGCCATCGAGGCGTTCAGCGAAGGGCGCGGCGGGGCGTTGACCGGGGCATTGCTCAATGGGGTAGCGGGAGTGGTCGCTGGGGCGGTGGTGCTGGCGGTGGTGACTGCTGCCGGGAAACTGTGGCGAGTGGTTCGGCCCGCGGCTTGA
- the uraD gene encoding 2-oxo-4-hydroxy-4-carboxy-5-ureidoimidazoline decarboxylase: MTAFKTLKPSTLSRDAFVQAFADIYEHSPWVAEKAHDLGQPGELDEIEALHQRMSDILLSAGHAEQLALINAHPDLAGKAAIQGELTESSTNEQAGAGIHQCTAEEFARFTELNDAYKAKFQFPFIMAVKGSNRHQILAAFEKRIHNDADTEFKEALAQINLIALFRLLQL, from the coding sequence ATGACCGCCTTCAAGACTCTCAAGCCATCGACCCTGAGCCGTGACGCCTTCGTCCAGGCCTTTGCCGACATCTACGAGCACTCGCCGTGGGTCGCCGAAAAGGCCCATGACCTGGGCCAACCGGGCGAGCTGGACGAGATCGAGGCGCTGCACCAGCGCATGAGCGACATCCTGTTGAGCGCCGGCCATGCCGAGCAGCTGGCGCTGATCAACGCCCACCCGGACCTGGCCGGCAAGGCGGCGATCCAGGGCGAGCTGACCGAATCGAGCACCAACGAGCAGGCCGGCGCCGGCATCCACCAATGCACCGCCGAGGAGTTCGCCCGCTTCACCGAACTGAACGATGCCTACAAGGCCAAGTTCCAGTTCCCGTTCATCATGGCGGTTAAAGGCAGCAATCGGCACCAGATCCTCGCTGCCTTCGAAAAACGCATTCACAACGATGCCGACACCGAGTTCAAGGAAGCCCTGGCGCAGATCAACCTGATCGCCCTGTTCCGCCTGTTGCAGCTTTGA
- a CDS encoding ureidoglycolate lyase — MRTLMIEPLTKEAFAPFGDVIETDGSDHFMINNGSTMRFHKLATVETAEPEDKAIISIFRADALEMPLTVRMLERHPLGSQAFIPLLGNPFLIVVAPVGDAPVSGLVRAFRSNGRQGINYHRGVWHHPVLTIEKRDDFLVVDRSGSGNNCDEHYFTEEQMLILNPHQ; from the coding sequence ATGCGCACCCTGATGATCGAGCCCCTGACCAAAGAAGCCTTCGCCCCCTTCGGTGACGTGATCGAAACCGACGGCAGCGACCACTTCATGATCAACAACGGTTCGACCATGCGCTTCCACAAGCTCGCCACGGTCGAAACCGCCGAGCCCGAGGACAAGGCCATCATCAGCATCTTCCGCGCCGACGCGCTGGAAATGCCCTTGACGGTCCGCATGCTGGAACGCCATCCGCTGGGCAGCCAGGCTTTCATCCCGCTGCTCGGCAACCCCTTTCTGATCGTGGTCGCGCCAGTTGGCGATGCACCTGTATCAGGTTTGGTCCGAGCCTTCCGCAGCAACGGCAGGCAGGGCATCAATTACCATCGCGGCGTCTGGCACCACCCGGTGCTGACGATCGAAAAGCGGGATGACTTCCTGGTGGTTGATCGCAGTGGTTCCGGCAACAACTGCGACGAGCATTACTTCACCGAGGAACAGATGCTGATCCTCAATCCCCACCAATAA
- the puuE gene encoding allantoinase PuuE translates to MSADYPRDLIGYGNTPPHPQWPGNARIALSFVLNYEEGGERNILHGDKESEAFLSEMVAAQPLQGARNMSMESLYEYGSRAGVWRLLKLFKDSGVPLTIFAVAMAAQRHPDVIRAMVEAGHEICSHGYRWIDYQYMDEAQEREHMLEAIRILTELTGERPLGWYTGRTGPNTRRLVMEEGGFLYDSDTYDDDLPYWEPNNPTGKPHLVIPYTLDTNDMRFTQVQGFNCGEQFFQYLKDAFDVLYAEGSEAPKMLSIGLHCRLVGRPARLAALKRFIDYAKSHEQVWFARRVDIARHWHATHPYKKENA, encoded by the coding sequence GTGAGCGCTGACTACCCTCGCGACCTGATCGGTTACGGCAACACCCCACCTCACCCGCAATGGCCGGGCAACGCCCGCATCGCGCTGTCTTTCGTGCTCAATTACGAAGAAGGTGGCGAGCGCAACATCCTGCATGGCGACAAGGAGTCCGAGGCCTTCCTTTCCGAAATGGTCGCCGCGCAACCGCTGCAAGGCGCGCGCAACATGAGCATGGAGTCGCTCTACGAATATGGCAGCCGCGCCGGCGTGTGGCGCCTGCTCAAGCTGTTCAAGGACAGCGGCGTGCCGCTGACCATCTTCGCCGTGGCCATGGCCGCCCAGCGCCACCCCGACGTGATCCGCGCCATGGTCGAGGCCGGCCACGAGATCTGCAGCCACGGCTACCGCTGGATCGACTACCAGTACATGGACGAGGCCCAGGAGCGCGAGCACATGCTCGAAGCCATCCGCATCCTCACCGAACTCACCGGCGAGCGCCCACTGGGCTGGTACACCGGTCGCACCGGCCCGAACACCCGCCGCCTGGTAATGGAGGAAGGTGGCTTCCTCTACGACAGCGACACCTACGACGACGACCTGCCCTACTGGGAGCCGAACAACCCTACCGGCAAGCCGCACCTGGTGATCCCCTACACCCTCGACACCAACGACATGCGCTTCACCCAGGTGCAGGGCTTCAACTGCGGCGAGCAGTTCTTCCAGTACCTCAAGGACGCCTTCGACGTGCTGTATGCCGAGGGCAGCGAAGCACCGAAGATGCTCTCCATCGGCCTGCACTGCCGCCTGGTCGGCCGCCCCGCTCGCCTGGCCGCGCTCAAGCGCTTCATCGACTATGCCAAGAGCCATGAGCAGGTCTGGTTCGCCCGTCGCGTGGACATCGCCCGCCACTGGCACGCCACCCACCCGTACAAGAAAGAGAACGCCTGA